A DNA window from Dehalococcoidia bacterium contains the following coding sequences:
- a CDS encoding bifunctional precorrin-2 dehydrogenase/sirohydrochlorin ferrochelatase, whose protein sequence is MALYPIFVECKGRRVLVIGGGHVGAEKVRGLMNAEADITVVAPQLNEEMQGYKSDGRFAHIEREYRESDLDADWHFIMVATDDGAVNREVREAGNRRRIWVNAADDPANCDFILPSVVRKGKITLAASTSGTSPALARRLREELDAYLTEDMPALADLLAEVRQEVRKRGINVENDTWQEAIDAPLRVLLAQRRYDEARARLVERLGIDLAPVAEAEA, encoded by the coding sequence ATGGCGCTGTATCCGATCTTCGTGGAGTGCAAGGGACGCCGCGTACTCGTTATCGGCGGCGGGCACGTCGGCGCCGAAAAAGTGCGCGGACTGATGAACGCCGAGGCCGACATCACGGTGGTCGCGCCGCAACTCAACGAGGAAATGCAGGGCTACAAGTCAGACGGGCGCTTTGCGCACATCGAGCGCGAGTACCGCGAGTCCGACCTGGACGCTGACTGGCACTTCATCATGGTCGCCACCGACGATGGCGCCGTGAACCGCGAGGTGCGCGAGGCGGGGAACCGCCGTCGCATCTGGGTGAACGCCGCCGACGATCCGGCGAACTGTGACTTCATCCTTCCGTCGGTCGTGCGCAAGGGAAAGATCACCCTCGCCGCATCGACGTCCGGTACGAGTCCGGCGCTGGCGCGTCGCCTCCGCGAGGAACTCGACGCGTACCTCACCGAAGACATGCCGGCGCTCGCGGACCTGCTCGCCGAGGTGCGACAGGAAGTGCGGAAGCGCGGCATCAACGTCGAGAACGACACCTGGCAGGAAGCCATCGATGCACCGCTGCGCGTGCTGCTCGCCCAGCGGCGATACGACGAGGCGCGCGCGAGGCTTGTCGAGCGCCTCGGCATCGACCTGGCGCCGGTTGCGGAAGCGGAAGCGTGA
- the cobA gene encoding uroporphyrinogen-III C-methyltransferase, translating into MASSGFVSLVGAGPGDPELITVGGAARIAEADVIVYDRLANPALLQHARADAELIYAGKLPDRHTLSQDEINALLVEHGRAGKRVVRLKGGDPFVFGRGGEEAEALVAAGIPFEVLPGVTSAIAAAAYAGVPLTHRAMASSFAVVTGHEDPAKDDTSIDWAKLSTGVDTLVFLMGVGRLREIVARLVEHGRARSTPVAVVEWGTLPRQRTLTGTLATIVDEVAKAEIGAPAVTVVGEVAGLRDELRWFDRKPLFGKRVLVTRARQQASELSRALAAQGAEPVELPTIEIVPCADQREVDAALATLRTAGYDWAIFTSANAVDSFFGQLHAASLDARAFTSVQLAAIGSGTSAALERHGLRADIVPKRYVDEGLLEALAGRNLRGQRILLPRAADERETLVEGLIAKGARVDELKLYRSDIPRDSGAEGLRRLRDGEIDIVTFASSSSVRNLIEMLNGDASPLRDATIAAIGPITAQAVREAGLEPAVVAATYTIDGLVRALIEASS; encoded by the coding sequence ATGGCTTCTAGCGGCTTCGTATCGCTCGTCGGCGCCGGCCCCGGCGATCCCGAGTTGATCACTGTCGGCGGCGCCGCGCGCATCGCTGAAGCCGACGTCATCGTCTACGACCGGCTCGCCAATCCCGCGTTGCTGCAGCACGCGCGCGCAGATGCAGAGCTGATCTATGCCGGCAAGCTCCCCGACCGCCACACGCTGTCCCAGGACGAGATCAACGCGCTGCTCGTCGAGCACGGGCGCGCCGGCAAGCGCGTCGTGCGACTGAAGGGCGGCGACCCGTTCGTGTTCGGGCGCGGCGGCGAAGAAGCCGAGGCGCTCGTCGCCGCCGGCATCCCGTTCGAAGTGCTCCCAGGCGTTACGTCGGCCATCGCCGCTGCGGCATACGCCGGAGTGCCTCTCACGCACCGCGCGATGGCGTCGTCGTTCGCAGTCGTCACTGGCCACGAGGATCCGGCGAAGGACGACACCAGCATCGATTGGGCGAAGCTGTCGACGGGCGTCGATACGCTCGTCTTCCTGATGGGCGTCGGCCGCCTGCGCGAAATCGTCGCGCGCCTCGTCGAACATGGACGCGCCCGCTCGACGCCCGTCGCCGTCGTCGAGTGGGGCACGCTGCCGCGCCAGCGCACGCTGACCGGCACGCTCGCGACGATCGTCGATGAAGTGGCGAAGGCCGAGATTGGCGCTCCCGCCGTGACCGTCGTCGGCGAGGTGGCCGGGCTGCGCGATGAGCTGCGCTGGTTCGACCGCAAGCCGCTGTTCGGCAAGCGCGTGCTGGTGACGCGCGCACGTCAGCAGGCCAGCGAACTGTCACGCGCGCTAGCCGCGCAGGGCGCCGAGCCCGTCGAACTGCCAACGATCGAGATCGTGCCGTGCGCAGACCAGCGCGAAGTCGACGCCGCCCTCGCAACACTTCGCACCGCGGGCTACGACTGGGCGATCTTCACGAGCGCCAATGCGGTCGACTCATTCTTCGGACAGCTGCACGCTGCATCGCTCGATGCGCGAGCGTTCACGTCGGTGCAACTCGCCGCGATCGGCTCCGGCACGTCGGCGGCGCTCGAACGTCATGGCCTGCGCGCCGACATCGTGCCGAAGCGCTACGTTGACGAGGGCCTGCTCGAGGCGCTCGCGGGTCGCAACCTGCGCGGCCAACGCATCCTGCTGCCCCGCGCCGCCGACGAGCGTGAGACGCTTGTCGAAGGCCTCATCGCGAAGGGCGCGCGCGTCGACGAGTTGAAGCTGTACCGCTCCGACATCCCGCGCGACTCGGGCGCCGAAGGCCTGCGCCGACTCCGCGACGGCGAGATCGATATCGTCACGTTCGCCAGTTCCTCATCCGTGCGCAACCTGATCGAGATGCTGAACGGCGATGCATCACCCCTCCGCGACGCGACGATCGCCGCGATCGGCCCCATCACCGCGCAAGCCGTCCGCGAGGCGGGCCTCGAACCCGCGGTCGTCGCAGCGACGTACACGATCGACGGACTCGTACGGGCGCTCATCGAAGCGTCATCCTGA
- the hemA gene encoding glutamyl-tRNA reductase gives MQISLVGISHKTAPVAVREHFAFVPDEMPELLSRLGERFAGAAVVSTCNRTEVYVAGARGISDPRPIVALLSEFKGELAVEGAPFFVLPEKEASRHLFRVAAGIDSMVIGESEILGQVRHAFTLATAAGTHTPALSRLFHTAIRVGRKVRTQTAIGRHAVSVSSTAVALAKNTLGDLVDKTVFVIGAGEAGELTARNLAGIGVARIIVTSRRTERAAALATDLGGTPVAFEDRERAIEDADIVISSTAANDCVIDRAMVERVMARRNGRRLLVIDIAVPRDVDADVAGVPGVHLYDIDAMQAVAQQNMHLRRKELAQADAIVDEAVVKFAEWLGSLEVVPTVTAMRARAEAVRLEELRRTLSKTNMSDADRKRVEAMSAALVKKLLHAPINKLKSSGGGERYVESARALFGLDDDGVDAPEAD, from the coding sequence ATGCAGATCTCGCTCGTCGGTATCTCGCACAAGACGGCGCCGGTGGCGGTGCGCGAGCACTTCGCGTTCGTCCCCGACGAGATGCCCGAGTTGCTGTCGAGGCTCGGTGAACGCTTTGCCGGTGCCGCCGTCGTCTCGACGTGCAACCGTACGGAGGTATACGTAGCCGGTGCGCGCGGCATCAGCGACCCGCGGCCCATCGTCGCCTTGCTGAGCGAATTCAAGGGCGAGCTGGCCGTCGAAGGGGCGCCGTTCTTCGTCCTGCCCGAGAAGGAAGCCTCGCGGCATTTGTTCCGCGTCGCAGCCGGCATCGACTCAATGGTCATCGGCGAGTCGGAAATTCTCGGGCAGGTGCGCCACGCCTTCACGCTGGCGACCGCCGCGGGCACGCACACACCGGCGCTCTCGCGCCTCTTCCACACCGCGATTCGCGTCGGACGCAAGGTGCGCACGCAGACCGCGATCGGCCGGCACGCCGTCTCCGTGAGTTCGACGGCCGTCGCGCTCGCGAAGAACACGCTCGGCGACCTGGTCGACAAGACCGTCTTCGTGATCGGCGCCGGTGAGGCGGGCGAACTCACGGCGCGCAATCTCGCCGGCATCGGCGTCGCGCGCATCATCGTGACGAGCCGGCGCACCGAACGCGCGGCGGCGCTTGCGACGGACCTCGGCGGCACGCCCGTCGCGTTCGAAGACCGCGAGCGCGCGATCGAGGATGCCGACATCGTGATCAGTTCGACCGCCGCCAACGACTGCGTCATCGACCGCGCGATGGTCGAACGCGTGATGGCGCGGCGGAATGGACGCCGGCTGCTTGTCATCGACATCGCTGTCCCGCGCGACGTTGATGCGGACGTCGCAGGCGTGCCCGGCGTGCACCTGTACGACATCGATGCGATGCAGGCCGTCGCGCAGCAGAACATGCATCTGCGCCGCAAGGAGTTGGCCCAGGCCGACGCCATCGTCGACGAAGCCGTCGTCAAGTTCGCCGAGTGGCTCGGCTCGCTCGAAGTCGTGCCGACCGTCACGGCCATGCGTGCGCGTGCCGAAGCCGTGCGGCTCGAAGAGCTTAGGCGCACGCTCTCAAAGACGAACATGAGCGATGCCGACCGCAAGCGCGTCGAGGCGATGAGCGCGGCGCTCGTGAAAAAACTGCTGCACGCGCCCATCAACAAGCTCAAGTCGTCCGGCGGCGGCGAGCGCTACGTCGAGTCCGCGCGCGCGCTCTTCGGGCTGGACGATGACGGCGTCGACGCGCCTGAAGCGGACTGA
- the hemC gene encoding hydroxymethylbilane synthase — protein MSRTYVIGTRGSRLALRQVEMVVEVLRAAAPDVAIEVREIKTEGDGSNAPLSEIGGLGVFTKAIEDALLAGTVDIAVHSLKDLPPDLPQGLTIGAVPPRGDVRDALVTRGGAKLADLPAGARIGTGSGRRAVMLRALRSDVQPVEIRGNVDTRIRKVESGDYDAAVLAMAGLERLGLLEKAAQIFEADEMTPAVGQAALAIEVRADDADALTLVGTIDHWQTRAAVEAERGFLRRLGAGCRLPVGAYAWIDGESLFMQGMLATDGAEPIVADYQSSFVATQRIDDYKRVMLREAAQVGADFADYMLAQVAEQAQA, from the coding sequence ATGAGTCGCACCTATGTCATCGGCACGCGCGGCAGCCGGCTCGCGCTGCGCCAGGTGGAGATGGTCGTCGAGGTGCTGCGCGCCGCCGCCCCCGACGTTGCGATCGAGGTGCGCGAGATCAAGACCGAAGGTGACGGGTCGAACGCCCCGCTCAGCGAGATCGGCGGCCTCGGCGTCTTCACCAAGGCGATCGAAGACGCGCTGCTCGCAGGCACGGTCGACATCGCCGTCCACAGCCTCAAAGACCTGCCACCCGATCTGCCGCAGGGCCTGACCATCGGCGCCGTGCCGCCCCGTGGCGACGTGCGGGATGCGCTCGTCACGCGCGGTGGTGCGAAGCTCGCTGACCTGCCTGCCGGTGCGCGCATCGGCACCGGCTCCGGCCGCCGCGCCGTCATGTTGCGCGCGCTGCGCTCCGACGTGCAGCCCGTCGAGATCCGCGGCAACGTCGACACGCGTATCCGTAAAGTCGAGTCCGGCGACTACGACGCCGCCGTGCTGGCGATGGCCGGCCTCGAGCGGCTCGGACTGCTCGAGAAAGCCGCTCAGATCTTCGAGGCCGACGAGATGACGCCCGCCGTCGGCCAGGCTGCGCTCGCGATCGAAGTGCGCGCCGACGACGCGGATGCGCTCACGCTCGTGGGCACGATCGATCACTGGCAGACGCGCGCCGCCGTGGAAGCCGAACGCGGCTTCCTGCGTCGCCTTGGCGCCGGCTGTCGCCTGCCTGTCGGCGCTTACGCGTGGATCGACGGCGAATCCCTCTTCATGCAGGGCATGCTCGCGACGGACGGCGCCGAACCGATCGTCGCCGACTACCAGTCGTCGTTCGTCGCCACGCAGCGGATCGACGACTACAAGCGCGTCATGTTGCGCGAAGCAGCGCAGGTCGGCGCCGACTTCGCGGACTACATGCTCGCGCAAGTGGCGGAGCAGGCGCAGGCATGA
- the purH gene encoding bifunctional phosphoribosylaminoimidazolecarboxamide formyltransferase/IMP cyclohydrolase — translation MPLRAILAPYDKTGLVELARGLAGLQVELYATGNTFRILREDDVPVRQVSDLTGFPEILDGRVKTLHPGVHGGILARRDKPAHMAELEEHGLATIDIVVGGLYPFQETVARPGVTLDEALENIDIGGPTMLRAAAKNFRHVLPIVDPADYNDLLDALRNGSMPLAWRRKLAVKAFQHVATYDTAIATWLRGAEEPFPDAITLAYAKTSDLRYGENPHQGAALYRAVDPNAGPPQGVVNARQLHGKALSYVNILDADAAWVAACDFAEPTIVIVKHMTPCGIASRDDLSAAFALAFEADPISAFGGIIAINRPVDERLAKAIRGTKHPTSGQRLFVEIIVAPEFSVGAIELLVKSKDLRILEAPPVDMASRSFEHHGIVGGMLIQEMDRIADDPREMRVLTKRQPTEAELTDMRYAWRCVKHVKSNAVVLVKDRALVGMGAGQPNRVTSARLAVESAGEKSRGAVSASDALIPFPDTVETCARAGVTAIIQTGGSIRDEDSVAVCDQHDMAMVATGVRHFRH, via the coding sequence ATGCCTCTTCGCGCCATCCTGGCTCCTTATGACAAGACCGGACTCGTAGAACTGGCCCGCGGCCTCGCCGGCCTGCAGGTCGAGCTGTACGCGACGGGCAACACGTTTCGCATCCTGCGCGAAGACGACGTGCCGGTGCGGCAGGTCAGCGACCTCACCGGCTTTCCGGAGATCCTGGATGGGCGCGTGAAGACGCTGCACCCGGGGGTGCATGGCGGCATCCTCGCGCGGCGCGACAAGCCGGCGCACATGGCAGAACTCGAGGAACACGGGCTGGCGACGATCGACATCGTCGTCGGCGGACTGTACCCGTTCCAGGAGACGGTCGCCCGCCCCGGCGTGACGCTCGATGAGGCGCTGGAGAACATCGACATCGGCGGGCCGACGATGCTGCGCGCGGCGGCGAAGAACTTCCGGCACGTGCTGCCGATCGTCGATCCGGCGGACTACAACGACCTGCTCGACGCGTTGCGCAACGGCTCGATGCCGCTCGCGTGGCGGCGTAAGCTCGCTGTCAAGGCATTCCAGCACGTCGCGACGTACGACACGGCGATCGCGACGTGGCTGCGCGGCGCCGAAGAGCCCTTCCCTGACGCGATTACGCTGGCGTACGCGAAGACGAGCGATTTGCGGTACGGCGAGAACCCGCACCAGGGCGCGGCGCTCTATCGCGCGGTGGACCCAAACGCGGGGCCGCCGCAGGGCGTCGTCAACGCGCGCCAGTTGCACGGCAAGGCGCTCTCGTACGTCAACATTCTCGATGCCGACGCGGCGTGGGTCGCCGCGTGCGACTTTGCCGAGCCGACGATCGTCATCGTCAAGCACATGACTCCGTGCGGGATCGCCAGCAGGGACGATCTTTCCGCTGCGTTTGCGCTCGCGTTCGAGGCCGACCCGATCTCGGCCTTCGGCGGCATCATCGCCATCAACCGCCCGGTCGACGAGAGGCTGGCGAAAGCGATCCGCGGCACGAAGCACCCGACCAGCGGCCAGCGCCTGTTCGTCGAGATCATCGTGGCGCCTGAGTTCTCGGTCGGGGCCATCGAGCTGCTCGTGAAATCGAAGGACCTGCGGATCCTTGAGGCGCCGCCGGTGGATATGGCGTCGCGGAGCTTCGAGCATCACGGGATCGTCGGGGGAATGCTCATACAGGAGATGGACCGGATCGCTGACGATCCACGTGAGATGCGGGTCCTGACGAAGCGGCAGCCGACCGAAGCTGAACTGACAGATATGCGGTACGCCTGGCGCTGCGTGAAGCATGTGAAGTCGAACGCCGTTGTACTGGTGAAGGACCGCGCGCTCGTCGGGATGGGGGCAGGGCAGCCGAATCGCGTCACGAGCGCCCGGCTGGCAGTCGAGTCGGCCGGGGAAAAGTCAAGAGGGGCGGTGTCCGCATCGGACGCACTGATACCATTCCCCGACACGGTCGAGACGTGCGCCCGGGCAGGCGTCACCGCCATCATCCAGACCGGCGGCTCGATTCGTGATGAAGACTCCGTTGCCGTCTGCGACCAGCACGACATGGCCATGGTCGCGACGGGTGTGCGGCACTTCAGGCATTAG
- a CDS encoding Rrf2 family transcriptional regulator codes for MRISTKGDYGVRALIELSHHYGEGPIQSAEIAARQRIPEPYLDQLLTTLRKAGFIRSVRGPQGGHALIHRPEEVRLSEVIRTLEGSLSPVSHLHDEGYQCRAAHEVWHTVETATEKILDGVTIGDLAARELEYDRNGGRYVI; via the coding sequence ATGCGTATTTCGACCAAAGGTGACTACGGCGTCCGCGCCCTCATCGAGTTGTCTCATCATTATGGTGAGGGGCCGATCCAGAGCGCGGAGATTGCCGCCCGCCAGCGGATCCCGGAGCCGTACCTGGACCAGCTCCTCACGACGCTGCGGAAGGCGGGATTCATCCGGAGCGTCCGGGGGCCGCAGGGCGGCCATGCGCTGATCCACCGGCCAGAGGAGGTGCGTCTGAGCGAGGTGATCCGCACGCTCGAGGGCTCGCTCTCGCCGGTATCGCACCTGCACGACGAGGGATACCAGTGCCGCGCCGCGCACGAGGTTTGGCACACCGTCGAAACCGCAACCGAGAAGATCCTGGACGGCGTAACGATCGGCGATCTGGCCGCTCGAGAATTGGAGTACGACCGCAATGGCGGACGCTACGTCATCTAG
- a CDS encoding DUF1801 domain-containing protein, with the protein MATKPTDTDAYLSNVPEDARTTLKEVRRRIKAVAPDAVESIAYGLPAFKYKGRPLVYFGAAKNHCALYGLMTDRKDDALARYDTSKGTIRFPTGKPLPKSLVKTLVSERMAAIDAAAASKRKK; encoded by the coding sequence ATGGCCACGAAGCCAACCGACACCGACGCGTACCTCTCGAACGTACCGGAAGACGCACGCACAACGCTCAAGGAGGTGCGACGGCGGATCAAGGCCGTCGCACCCGACGCAGTCGAATCCATCGCCTACGGCCTGCCGGCGTTCAAGTACAAGGGTCGGCCGCTGGTGTACTTTGGTGCCGCCAAGAACCACTGTGCGCTCTACGGACTCATGACCGACCGGAAGGATGACGCACTCGCCCGCTACGACACTTCGAAGGGCACCATACGTTTTCCGACGGGAAAGCCGTTGCCGAAGTCACTGGTGAAAACGCTGGTCAGCGAGCGGATGGCCGCGATCGATGCTGCGGCGGCCAGCAAGCGTAAGAAGTAG
- a CDS encoding helix-turn-helix domain-containing protein codes for MPTFVPSKQAQPNGAAVPEQDRWLTLGQACKLLNVDESTLRRWADAGQVRTFRTPGGHRRFAETDVRSIVEGRSARSYSDVGDLATRRIRQQLGRSHNADWYNTVDESHREKLRPLGRRLMALVADYLSKKRRKNSLLEEARVTGAEYGFELMETGMSLSQAMHAFTFFRRSLDQSAKQALAKSGTPHGDAVEVCEQIMALADEVLLGIAGAYERPGAK; via the coding sequence TTGCCCACGTTTGTACCCTCGAAGCAGGCCCAGCCCAACGGCGCCGCCGTTCCAGAACAAGACCGCTGGCTCACGCTCGGGCAGGCCTGCAAGCTCCTGAACGTCGATGAGTCGACGCTTCGCCGCTGGGCCGACGCCGGCCAGGTGCGCACGTTCCGCACCCCCGGGGGCCATCGCCGCTTCGCCGAGACCGACGTGCGGTCGATCGTCGAGGGCCGGTCGGCGCGATCGTACTCCGACGTCGGCGACCTCGCCACACGGCGCATTCGCCAGCAGTTAGGTCGCAGCCACAATGCCGATTGGTACAACACGGTCGATGAATCGCATCGCGAGAAGTTGCGGCCGCTCGGACGTCGCCTCATGGCGCTCGTCGCTGACTACCTGAGCAAGAAGCGCCGCAAGAACTCGCTGCTCGAAGAAGCGCGCGTGACCGGCGCCGAGTACGGTTTCGAACTCATGGAGACAGGCATGTCCTTGTCGCAGGCCATGCACGCCTTCACGTTCTTTCGCCGCAGTCTCGATCAGTCGGCCAAGCAGGCGCTCGCGAAGAGCGGCACACCACACGGCGATGCGGTCGAGGTGTGCGAACAGATCATGGCGCTCGCCGACGAGGTGCTTCTCGGCATCGCCGGCGCCTACGAACGTCCGGGCGCGAAGTGA
- a CDS encoding zinc ribbon domain-containing protein, which translates to MSQIDPIHYCTNCGRGVPVGSPYCNQCGWPAVAGPKERVRQVATILNELSAPTMRSAIPAEAHAGLEAHYTVELETFVAPRSTPQRQSTAPARRTVAVAAKPREPMDWSWLADQQANLLLFAGAFLTIVAALIYVGYSEQAVSGALKMTLLAGYTLAFIAAGAACLRSPRVVMAGHVFLGVGAVLVPMNFAAARSIFGGGDLGAESMWFAGSVVSAAFYTAIARIGLGRGYAVAAGVALISAAIAAIVAFDVPSEWAPLVGIATAALLVAPLLFADDVTKRRIGEIWQFHAHAAAIGAVAWALGVAGWAADDPSFEISTRWFLPATLVAFTAFAAAPMLRTRRTEFGVEAIAGAGGIALAALYPFDLPAEAYAVALAAVATSFGVARLAARRADIARVLPRAFDEVLYGFGIGATVIAALAAFLVLQTALDEASTYELSTRWYLPSAAALVAAFYAIDAFAVRSRAGLAGTFVSVGVLLPSLAWALDARAEYYAFFFLVPAGALIAFVRWAADGDVTGKLHNEWRDDASWAPRAAAAAGAAIALGAAVESMLPDTAYEPQFSTFLPVALALAALVAAIDASRLPRVETSIASCALVAATIASVPYVYDAPATHYGAALAAAAVALAALRAVNVTWLDARVRDGVAVVALVLATVPFEVAYADGDPRIGAAVHFVAALVFALAAISRAPRDGSDALRFSFTPNSVWLYASGLALTVGYVFALRSMPAAENAEAGTLAIPFAVLAAGFAFAGAGLRRWRPAVRGHVYIMSLLVALVSLSMAPDALALAWLLTTFVALYAALALYEDAPIVATPTAVLGVLAVLAWREQFDASTELLPIAFSAIGVAAFAAAIAIRKVQHEWSVALRTGGATYALIAPIAGFAAMTIEQGDANVGQTALYQWTTLAVAVAGALAIVEAALSGRRWIVVPASATLVLSLLLQIARFEPENVQAYTLVIGAYVVLLGAVGLSRYRLVPGMESSGTYLEALGAATIMFPSFVQSLDGGWTYQLILFAEAIAFVVLSVAFRRQGMLAAALGALVLVAGRAVFDTVNALPNWIVAMLGGALLLGAGMAVLIARDRWMQWQETVLGWWTSEGGGPRTNDGAA; encoded by the coding sequence ATGAGCCAGATCGACCCTATTCACTACTGCACGAACTGCGGGCGCGGTGTCCCGGTTGGCAGCCCGTACTGCAATCAGTGCGGTTGGCCGGCCGTCGCCGGGCCTAAGGAGCGCGTGCGGCAGGTCGCGACGATCCTCAACGAACTGAGCGCGCCAACGATGCGCAGCGCTATTCCTGCGGAGGCACACGCCGGCCTGGAGGCGCACTACACGGTCGAGTTGGAGACGTTCGTCGCGCCGCGAAGTACACCGCAGCGGCAGAGCACTGCGCCTGCGCGTCGTACGGTGGCGGTGGCGGCGAAGCCACGAGAGCCGATGGACTGGAGTTGGCTCGCCGATCAGCAGGCGAACCTGCTGCTCTTCGCGGGGGCGTTCCTGACGATCGTCGCGGCGCTAATCTACGTCGGCTACTCAGAGCAGGCGGTGAGCGGCGCGCTGAAGATGACGCTGCTCGCCGGCTACACGCTGGCGTTCATCGCCGCCGGCGCCGCGTGCCTGCGTTCCCCGCGCGTCGTCATGGCGGGTCACGTCTTTTTGGGCGTCGGCGCGGTGCTCGTGCCGATGAACTTCGCCGCCGCGCGATCAATCTTCGGCGGCGGCGACCTCGGCGCGGAATCCATGTGGTTCGCCGGTTCGGTCGTTTCCGCCGCGTTCTACACGGCCATCGCGCGCATCGGCCTGGGGCGCGGCTATGCCGTCGCCGCGGGTGTCGCGCTGATCTCCGCCGCGATCGCTGCGATTGTCGCATTCGACGTGCCCAGCGAGTGGGCGCCGCTCGTCGGCATCGCGACAGCTGCGTTGCTGGTTGCGCCGCTGCTCTTCGCGGACGACGTCACCAAACGGCGTATCGGCGAGATCTGGCAGTTCCACGCGCATGCCGCGGCGATCGGCGCCGTCGCATGGGCGCTGGGCGTCGCAGGGTGGGCCGCTGACGATCCTTCGTTCGAGATCTCGACACGCTGGTTCCTGCCCGCGACGCTCGTTGCATTCACGGCATTCGCCGCCGCGCCCATGCTGCGTACACGGCGCACCGAGTTTGGCGTTGAGGCGATCGCGGGTGCCGGAGGCATAGCGCTTGCCGCGCTGTACCCGTTCGACCTGCCCGCCGAAGCCTACGCCGTCGCGTTGGCGGCGGTCGCGACGTCGTTCGGCGTGGCGCGGCTTGCCGCACGGCGCGCCGACATCGCCCGCGTGCTGCCGCGCGCGTTCGACGAAGTGCTGTACGGATTCGGCATCGGCGCGACGGTGATCGCGGCGCTGGCGGCATTCCTGGTGCTGCAGACGGCGCTGGACGAAGCTTCGACGTACGAGTTGTCGACGCGGTGGTACCTGCCATCGGCGGCTGCGCTCGTCGCGGCGTTCTACGCGATCGATGCGTTCGCAGTGCGGTCGCGTGCGGGACTTGCCGGGACGTTCGTGAGCGTGGGCGTGCTGCTGCCGTCGCTGGCGTGGGCGCTCGACGCGCGGGCGGAGTACTACGCGTTCTTCTTCCTGGTCCCGGCGGGCGCGCTCATCGCGTTCGTGCGCTGGGCGGCTGACGGCGACGTGACCGGCAAGCTACACAACGAGTGGCGCGACGACGCGTCGTGGGCGCCGCGCGCGGCGGCGGCAGCGGGTGCTGCGATCGCGCTCGGCGCCGCGGTTGAGTCGATGTTGCCGGACACGGCGTACGAACCGCAATTCTCGACGTTCCTACCCGTCGCGCTCGCGCTCGCCGCGCTGGTCGCCGCCATCGACGCGTCGCGGCTGCCTCGCGTCGAGACGTCGATCGCGTCCTGCGCGCTGGTTGCGGCGACGATCGCGAGCGTGCCGTACGTGTACGACGCGCCGGCTACGCATTACGGGGCGGCGCTGGCGGCGGCGGCGGTCGCCCTGGCTGCGCTGCGCGCGGTAAACGTCACATGGTTAGACGCGCGCGTACGTGACGGCGTGGCCGTCGTGGCACTCGTGCTTGCGACCGTGCCGTTCGAGGTTGCGTACGCCGATGGCGACCCCCGCATCGGCGCGGCCGTGCACTTCGTAGCGGCGCTTGTGTTTGCGCTGGCGGCGATCTCCCGCGCGCCTCGCGACGGGTCGGATGCGCTGCGATTCAGCTTCACGCCCAACAGTGTGTGGCTCTACGCGTCGGGCCTGGCGTTGACCGTCGGCTACGTGTTCGCGCTGCGCAGCATGCCGGCGGCGGAAAACGCGGAGGCGGGCACGCTCGCGATCCCGTTCGCGGTGCTCGCGGCGGGCTTCGCGTTCGCAGGCGCGGGTCTGCGACGCTGGCGGCCGGCGGTGCGGGGTCACGTGTACATCATGTCGCTGCTCGTCGCGCTGGTGTCGCTTTCCATGGCGCCCGATGCGCTGGCGCTCGCATGGCTTCTCACGACGTTCGTCGCGCTATACGCCGCGCTGGCGTTGTACGAGGATGCGCCGATCGTCGCGACGCCGACGGCGGTCCTGGGCGTGCTGGCGGTGCTGGCGTGGCGCGAGCAATTCGATGCATCGACGGAACTGCTTCCTATCGCATTCTCGGCGATCGGTGTGGCGGCGTTCGCCGCGGCGATCGCGATACGGAAGGTGCAACACGAGTGGAGCGTCGCCCTGCGGACCGGCGGCGCCACATACGCGCTGATCGCACCGATAGCGGGCTTCGCGGCGATGACGATCGAACAGGGCGACGCCAACGTTGGACAGACGGCGCTGTACCAGTGGACGACGCTCGCCGTCGCCGTCGCGGGGGCCCTGGCGATCGTCGAAGCGGCGCTCTCGGGGCGGCGCTGGATCGTCGTACCGGCGAGCGCGACGCTCGTCCTGTCGTTGCTGCTGCAGATCGCGCGCTTCGAGCCGGAGAACGTGCAGGCGTACACGCTGGTCATCGGCGCGTACGTGGTGCTGCTGGGGGCGGTGGGACTCAGCCGCTATCGCCTGGTCCCGGGCATGGAGTCATCCGGCACGTATCTCGAAGCGCTCGGCGCCGCGACGATCATGTTCCCGTCGTTCGTACAGTCGCTCGACGGCGGCTGGACGTACCAGCTGATCCTGTTCGCCGAGGCGATCGCGTTCGTCGTGTTGAGCGTCGCGTTCCGGCGCCAAGGCATGCTTGCGGCGGCGCTCGGGGCGCTGGTGCTGGTGGCGGGGCGAGCGGTCTTCGACACGGTCAACGCGCTGCCGAACTGGATCGTCGCGATGCTCGGCGGCGCGCTGCTGCTGGGCGCCGGTATGGCGGTGCTGATCGCCCGCGACCGCTGGATGCAGTGGCAGGAGACGGTGCTGGGGTGGTGGACGAGCGAGGGCGGCGGCCCACGTACAAACGACGGCGCCGCATAG